The following coding sequences are from one Maniola hyperantus chromosome 7, iAphHyp1.2, whole genome shotgun sequence window:
- the LOC138402582 gene encoding uncharacterized protein, with protein MSLDVNISEPDEFNCNELHNCIQSVAEIKGIGEFTYHVDIVSGNGANYIANVFRVTIEETGTDRKLSVIVKTLVNTARQEIFRELHMREVRAYMKVIDKFVKLQNNISIDKGIVLPNFIYLSVEENNEVIVLEDMLLSGFASDSNIAKFINLDYTQVRLIITELAKFHGLSFVLEKKEEEEDFKSIQTDFGDLIFNEKFLNKSKLRNYFVDSYQTSLNLINNNEVMKKLEQKKDKILDLLRTYTKPRKYNVFCHGDCWINNILFKEEDGEKNICFLDFQAMRYASPVTDILYFLYICTDSEFRSIHFTDLKIDYYESLESFLHLFQINADEVYPKNEFENDLDEMQAFGLLVALLELKLVTTTPEDIVTIENTDIPGLEDIVNAPGGDELYEMRVNDVINESIDNGVLNRLYSDLIN; from the exons ATGTCGTTAGACGTAAACATAAGTGAACCGGACGAATTTAACTGCAATGAATTACATAATTGTATACAAAGTGTTGCGGAAATTAAAGGAATAGGGGAATTCACATACCATGTTGACATTGTGTCTGGTAACGGTGCAAACTATATTGCTAACGTCTTCAGAGTTACAATTGAGGAAACCGGGACTGATAGAAAACTAAGTGTTATAGTGAAAACTTTGGTTAATACTGCAAGACAAGAAATATTCAGAGAATTACATATGAGAGAAGTACGTGCTTATATGAAAGTGATAGACAAGTTTGTgaagttacaaaataatatttcaatcGACAAAGGCATTGTGTTACccaattttatatatttaagtgtAGAAGAGAACAATGAAGTTATTGTACTAGAGGATATGTTGCTCAGTGGTTTTGCTAGTGACAGTAATATAGCtaagtttataaatttagattataCTCAAGTGCGGTTAATTATAACAGAGTTAGCTAAATTTCATGGATTGTCTTTTGTACttgaaaagaaagaagaagaagaagattttaaAAGCATACAAACTGATTTTGGAGATTTAATTTTCAATGAAAAATTCCTTAACAAATCTAAATTAAGAAACTATTTCGTAGACTCATATCAAACGTCATTGAATCTCATAAATAACAATGAGGTTATGAAAAAGTTAGAACAAAAGAAAGATAAGATACTAGACTTATTGAGAACATACACGAAACCGAGAAAATATAATGTTTTCTGTCATGGAGACTGCTGGATTAACAACATTCTTTTTAAAGAAgag GATGGCGAAAAGAATATTTGTTTTTTGGACTTTCAAGCGATGCGGTACGCAAGTCCGGTGACTGATATATTATATTTCCTATACATTTGTACAGATTCTGAATTTAGATCTATACATTTCACAGATCTCAAAATTGATTATTACGAGAGTTTGGAATCATTTTTGCATCTCTTTCAAATAAACGCTGATGAAGTTTATCCTAAAAATGAATTTGAAAACGATTTAGATGAAATGCAAGCCTTTGGTCTTCTCGTCGCTTTACTGGAGTTAAAGTTAGTTACCACAACACCAGAAGATATTGTTACTATAGAAAATACGGATATTCCAGGACTCGAAGATATTGTAAATGCACCAGGAGGAGACGAATTGTATGAAATGCGTGTTAATGACGTCATAAATGAATCCATCGATAATGGAGTTTTAAATCGATTATATTcagatttaataaattaa